One Glycocaulis abyssi DNA window includes the following coding sequences:
- a CDS encoding sugar kinase produces the protein MTTHLNAAVFGEVMLRLSAPGREPLLRSARLDTCFGGAEANVAAGLATLGHTARVITALPDNAIGDACLGELRRSGLDTAHVIRGMGRMGLYFHASGAMQRPAEIVYDRAHSAFSLMPAEGWNWDAALAGVDWLHLSGITPALGAAPAQAALDAAQHAREQGAKVSFDFNFRPMLWQGREAEAGGILGKLVAQATVLFSSAGDLARIMPLELTGNRVADFDSAAKAAFARFTGLEYIVTTFRQSRGTLEQTLEARLASRDGVIAAGPETLAGIVERIGGGDAFAAGLIDALASGADHQTALADALTVTAVKHSIPGDQCTVRRSDIAAWREGSDLKR, from the coding sequence ATGACGACCCATCTCAACGCCGCAGTATTCGGCGAGGTCATGCTGCGCCTGAGTGCGCCGGGACGTGAACCGCTCCTGCGTTCGGCGAGGCTGGACACCTGTTTCGGAGGCGCAGAAGCCAATGTCGCAGCGGGCCTGGCCACCCTTGGCCACACAGCGCGCGTCATTACTGCCCTGCCTGACAATGCGATTGGCGATGCCTGCCTTGGCGAACTGCGCCGGTCAGGCCTCGACACCGCGCATGTCATCCGCGGCATGGGCCGGATGGGGCTTTACTTTCACGCCAGCGGAGCGATGCAACGCCCTGCCGAAATTGTCTATGACCGCGCTCATTCGGCATTCAGCCTGATGCCTGCTGAAGGCTGGAACTGGGACGCGGCACTGGCCGGGGTGGACTGGTTGCATCTTTCAGGCATTACGCCTGCTCTTGGCGCGGCCCCGGCGCAAGCGGCCCTTGATGCCGCGCAGCACGCCCGCGAGCAGGGCGCAAAGGTATCTTTCGATTTCAATTTCCGGCCCATGCTCTGGCAGGGGCGCGAGGCCGAGGCCGGCGGGATACTCGGCAAGCTGGTGGCGCAAGCGACCGTGCTCTTTTCCAGCGCCGGTGATCTGGCCCGCATCATGCCGCTTGAACTGACCGGAAATCGCGTGGCCGATTTCGACAGCGCCGCAAAGGCCGCTTTCGCCCGCTTCACCGGCCTTGAATACATCGTCACGACCTTCCGCCAGTCGCGCGGGACACTTGAACAGACGCTGGAAGCCCGGCTTGCCAGCCGGGACGGCGTGATCGCTGCCGGTCCGGAGACACTGGCGGGGATCGTTGAACGCATTGGCGGCGGCGATGCATTTGCAGCCGGCCTGATAGACGCTCTGGCAAGCGGTGCAGACCATCAGACAGCACTCGCCGATGCGCTAACGGTAACAGCGGTCAAACACTCCATTCCCGGCGATCAGTGTACAGTGCGGCGCAGTGATATCGCCGCATGGCGTGAGGGTAGCGACCTGAAACGCTAA
- the eda gene encoding bifunctional 4-hydroxy-2-oxoglutarate aldolase/2-dehydro-3-deoxy-phosphogluconate aldolase — protein MSTTPSLDAVIDAASVIPVLTVEDIKTAAPLARALAAGGLKVIELTLRTPIALDAMKAMQDAAPDLMVGMGTVRTPEQAHASAEAGAAFLVSPGLTPALGDAMLATGLACLPGVATAGEAMAAREQGFEVLKFFPAEPAGGIAYLKALAGPLPDVRFCPTGSISRERAPDYLALPNVVCVGGSWIADTKDITSGNWAAITANARAAQAMKR, from the coding sequence ATGAGCACCACACCCTCTCTGGACGCCGTCATCGACGCGGCAAGCGTCATTCCGGTGCTGACGGTTGAAGATATCAAGACCGCAGCCCCGCTGGCACGCGCGCTAGCCGCAGGCGGGCTGAAGGTGATCGAGCTGACCTTGCGCACGCCCATCGCCCTTGATGCGATGAAGGCGATGCAGGATGCCGCGCCGGACCTGATGGTCGGCATGGGCACGGTGCGCACGCCTGAGCAGGCACACGCATCCGCAGAGGCGGGCGCGGCCTTCCTCGTCAGCCCCGGTTTGACGCCTGCGCTGGGAGACGCGATGCTGGCCACCGGACTTGCCTGCCTACCGGGTGTTGCCACCGCTGGCGAAGCGATGGCCGCACGCGAGCAGGGCTTTGAGGTGCTCAAATTCTTCCCCGCAGAGCCCGCAGGCGGGATCGCTTACCTGAAAGCCCTCGCCGGGCCGCTGCCAGATGTGCGCTTCTGCCCAACCGGCTCGATCAGCCGGGAGCGAGCGCCGGACTATCTCGCCCTGCCCAACGTGGTGTGTGTCGGCGGGTCATGGATCGCGGACACGAAGGACATTACCAGCGGCAACTGGGCCGCCATCACCGCCAATGCCCGCGCTGCGCAGGCGATGAAGCGCTAG
- the edd gene encoding phosphogluconate dehydratase, with product MSAPLHPVLKDVTARIETRSRETRAAYLDLIAKAKADGVQRKILSCGNLAHGFAASGEDKNALKDLVWPNVGLVTAFNDMLSAHQPLESYPALIKQTLREAGATAQVAGGVPAMCDGVTQGQPGMELSLFSRDVIAMATAVSLSHNMFDAAICLGVCDKIVPGLLIGALRFGHLPVLFLPAGPMPSGLSNDRKAEVRQLFAEGKIGRDKLLDAESASYHSPGTCTFYGTANSNQMMMEIMGLHVPGSAFINPGTPLREAMVKATAKRAAKITALGSDYRPLGEAIDARAIVNAIVGLHATGGSTNHTLHLVAIARAAGLIINWDDFDDLSRVTPLLTRIYPNGKADVNHFHAAGGMAFLVRELLEAGLLHGDVLTLGADSLAAFATEPFLDGDTLGFRPAASESLDLDVLRPASDPVAKDGGLRVLDGPLGRAVIKVSAVKPEHRVVEAPALVFDSQDAMLAAFREGKLERDCVVVVRFQGPMANGMPELHKLTPALGVLQDRGFKVALLTDGRMSGASGKVPAAIHLSPEALAGGMIGRLRDGDVIRVDADNCRLDVRVDAAELAAREAAACDLTASHSGLGRELFAGMRSRVSTAEEGAMALPGLCEPAAPIPVTETVA from the coding sequence ATGTCCGCCCCGCTCCATCCCGTCCTGAAAGACGTCACTGCGCGTATAGAGACACGCAGCAGAGAGACTCGCGCCGCATATCTGGACCTGATCGCCAAGGCCAAGGCCGATGGCGTGCAGCGCAAAATCCTCTCCTGCGGCAATCTCGCCCACGGCTTTGCGGCCTCGGGCGAAGACAAGAATGCGCTCAAAGACCTTGTCTGGCCGAATGTGGGCCTCGTCACCGCGTTCAACGACATGCTGTCGGCCCATCAGCCGCTGGAGAGCTATCCGGCTCTAATCAAACAGACTTTACGCGAAGCGGGCGCGACCGCGCAGGTCGCAGGCGGTGTGCCGGCCATGTGTGATGGTGTCACGCAAGGCCAGCCGGGCATGGAGCTGTCGCTCTTCTCGCGTGATGTGATCGCGATGGCGACTGCCGTCTCGCTCTCCCACAACATGTTCGACGCCGCGATCTGTCTTGGCGTGTGCGACAAGATCGTGCCGGGCCTGCTGATCGGCGCGCTGCGCTTTGGCCACCTTCCCGTGCTCTTCCTGCCCGCCGGGCCGATGCCTTCAGGGCTCTCCAATGACAGGAAGGCTGAGGTTCGCCAGCTCTTTGCTGAAGGCAAAATCGGGCGCGACAAGCTACTGGACGCGGAAAGCGCCAGCTATCACAGCCCCGGCACCTGCACCTTCTACGGCACGGCGAACTCCAACCAGATGATGATGGAGATCATGGGCCTGCATGTGCCGGGCTCGGCCTTCATCAATCCCGGCACGCCCCTGCGCGAGGCGATGGTCAAGGCGACCGCAAAGCGCGCAGCGAAGATCACGGCGCTGGGGAGCGATTACCGCCCGCTCGGCGAGGCGATTGATGCCCGCGCCATCGTCAACGCGATTGTGGGGCTGCACGCGACCGGTGGGTCGACCAACCACACCCTGCACCTCGTCGCCATCGCGCGTGCGGCCGGGCTCATCATCAACTGGGATGACTTTGACGATCTCTCGCGCGTCACCCCGCTGCTGACACGCATCTATCCCAACGGCAAGGCGGACGTGAACCATTTCCACGCGGCAGGCGGCATGGCCTTTCTGGTACGCGAACTGCTGGAGGCAGGTCTGCTGCACGGCGATGTGCTCACCCTGGGTGCAGACAGCCTTGCTGCCTTTGCCACCGAACCCTTCCTTGACGGAGACACACTCGGCTTCCGCCCGGCCGCGTCAGAGAGCCTTGACCTCGACGTGCTGCGCCCTGCCTCCGATCCGGTGGCAAAGGATGGCGGTTTGCGCGTGCTGGACGGCCCGCTTGGCCGCGCCGTGATCAAGGTGTCTGCCGTCAAGCCCGAACACCGTGTGGTCGAAGCGCCTGCCCTCGTTTTTGACAGTCAGGACGCCATGCTGGCGGCGTTCAGGGAAGGAAAGCTGGAGCGCGACTGCGTCGTCGTGGTGCGCTTCCAAGGCCCGATGGCCAATGGCATGCCCGAGCTGCACAAGCTGACCCCGGCGCTCGGCGTCTTGCAGGACAGGGGCTTCAAGGTCGCGCTGCTGACCGATGGGCGTATGTCGGGTGCCAGCGGCAAGGTGCCCGCCGCCATCCACTTAAGCCCCGAAGCACTGGCGGGCGGCATGATTGGAAGGCTGCGCGACGGCGATGTGATCCGCGTCGATGCTGATAATTGCCGCCTCGATGTGCGGGTGGATGCTGCCGAGCTGGCCGCGCGCGAAGCCGCAGCCTGCGACCTCACCGCCAGCCATTCCGGACTTGGCCGGGAATTGTTTGCCGGTATGCGATCCCGGGTTTCCACCGCCGAGGAAGGCGCCATGGCCCTGCCCGGCCTGTGCGAGCCCGCCGCGCCCATACCCGTCACGGAGACTGTCGCATGA
- the pgl gene encoding 6-phosphogluconolactonase encodes MATMPETFHPFGNGDAAARALADALADTLQHALATRARASLIVSGGSTPEPVYRRLSVTDLDWTRIDVVLADERWVEPGEEGSNADFICRTLLTGKAAQARFTGLKSPGARAADGLPATEARLAALHWPADCAVLGMGDDGHTLSWFPHADGLQDALSEDGPRVASITARQSVVTGMLTERITLTMRALEDLKLCALLIRGDAKRAALEKALLPGPVEDMPVRALLNHPLIDLQIFWSP; translated from the coding sequence ATGGCCACCATGCCTGAGACGTTCCACCCGTTCGGGAATGGCGATGCCGCTGCAAGAGCTCTCGCTGACGCGCTAGCCGATACCCTGCAGCACGCGCTGGCCACGCGCGCACGCGCCAGCCTGATCGTGTCGGGCGGCTCAACGCCTGAACCCGTTTACCGCCGCCTTTCGGTCACGGACCTCGACTGGACCCGCATCGATGTGGTGCTCGCAGACGAACGCTGGGTGGAACCGGGCGAAGAAGGATCAAACGCGGATTTCATCTGCCGTACGCTGCTGACGGGCAAGGCTGCGCAGGCGCGCTTTACGGGCCTCAAAAGCCCCGGCGCGCGAGCGGCCGACGGCCTTCCCGCCACCGAGGCAAGGCTCGCAGCTCTTCACTGGCCTGCCGACTGCGCCGTGCTCGGCATGGGCGATGACGGCCACACCCTGTCATGGTTCCCGCATGCTGACGGGCTGCAGGATGCGCTGTCCGAAGACGGTCCGCGCGTGGCAAGCATCACGGCAAGGCAAAGCGTCGTTACCGGCATGCTGACCGAACGCATCACCCTGACCATGCGCGCGCTGGAGGATCTGAAGCTCTGCGCCCTCCTCATCCGGGGCGATGCCAAGCGCGCTGCCTTGGAAAAGGCGCTGCTGCCCGGCCCGGTTGAAGACATGCCGGTGCGCGCCCTGCTGAACCATCCCCTGATCGATTTACAGATATTCTGGTCGCCCTGA
- the zwf gene encoding glucose-6-phosphate dehydrogenase, whose protein sequence is MAELVPVEAFDMVIFGATGDLARRKILPALFHRWCDGQIPENSRIIAAAREDISTGEYLERASEFVNGDKKAKAWAAFSDRVSYTAIDAHGDGSGWETVKDALDDDPAKVRLFYLALPPSVYGPVCAAIESHGLVTPRARIVLEKPIGHDFHSARHINEAVGAVFDEASIFRIDHYLGKETVQNLLVLRFANMLLEPVWNANGIDHVQITVAETLGAGERAEYYDRAGALRDMVQNHLLQLLCLVAMEPPVSLDGDAVRTEKLKVLHALRLIRAEDAGQCLVRGQYGAGLIDGAKVPGYADELGQPTKTETFTAIRASIDNWRWAGVPFYLRTGKRMATRRSEIIVQFKPVPHDIIRADAGVLQPNRLVIRLQPDEGVKLMMMTKDPGPGGMRLRYVPLNLSYADAFEAGYPDAYERLLMAVVRGNLALFMRRDEVEVAWRWTDAVIRAWHDGACPLHAYAAGTDGPSQGSLLLSREGREWFDGHHA, encoded by the coding sequence ATGGCTGAACTCGTTCCGGTTGAAGCCTTTGACATGGTCATTTTCGGCGCGACCGGCGATCTGGCGCGGCGCAAGATTCTGCCTGCGCTGTTCCATCGCTGGTGTGACGGACAGATACCGGAAAATTCCCGCATTATCGCGGCGGCCCGCGAGGATATAAGCACGGGCGAGTATCTGGAGCGCGCCAGCGAGTTCGTGAACGGCGACAAGAAGGCGAAAGCCTGGGCCGCGTTTTCGGATCGCGTCAGCTACACCGCCATCGACGCCCATGGTGACGGCTCTGGCTGGGAGACGGTAAAAGACGCGCTGGACGATGATCCGGCGAAGGTGCGCCTGTTTTATCTTGCCCTGCCGCCATCGGTATACGGCCCGGTCTGCGCCGCGATCGAGAGCCACGGCCTTGTCACGCCGCGCGCGCGCATCGTGCTGGAAAAGCCGATAGGCCATGACTTCCACTCGGCCCGCCACATCAATGAAGCGGTTGGCGCTGTGTTTGACGAGGCGTCAATCTTCCGCATCGACCACTATCTGGGCAAGGAGACGGTCCAAAACCTGCTGGTGCTGCGCTTTGCCAACATGCTGCTGGAGCCGGTGTGGAACGCGAACGGCATTGACCACGTCCAGATCACCGTCGCCGAAACGCTCGGTGCAGGCGAGCGTGCGGAGTATTATGACCGCGCCGGGGCCCTGCGCGACATGGTGCAGAATCATTTGCTGCAGCTTTTGTGTCTTGTGGCCATGGAGCCGCCGGTAAGCCTGGACGGCGATGCGGTACGCACGGAAAAGCTGAAAGTGTTGCACGCGCTGCGCCTGATCCGCGCCGAAGATGCCGGCCAATGCCTTGTACGCGGGCAATATGGCGCGGGCCTGATTGATGGCGCGAAGGTGCCGGGCTATGCGGATGAACTCGGCCAGCCGACGAAAACCGAAACCTTCACTGCCATCCGGGCCAGCATTGATAACTGGCGCTGGGCGGGCGTGCCCTTCTATCTGCGCACCGGCAAGCGCATGGCAACGCGCCGTTCGGAGATCATTGTCCAGTTCAAGCCGGTGCCGCATGACATCATCCGCGCCGATGCCGGCGTGCTGCAGCCCAACCGTCTCGTCATCCGCCTGCAGCCCGATGAGGGCGTGAAGCTGATGATGATGACGAAGGACCCCGGTCCCGGCGGGATGCGTCTGCGCTATGTGCCGCTGAATCTGAGCTATGCGGACGCGTTCGAGGCTGGCTACCCGGACGCCTATGAGCGCCTGTTGATGGCGGTGGTGCGGGGCAATCTTGCCCTCTTCATGCGCCGCGACGAGGTTGAAGTGGCGTGGCGGTGGACCGATGCGGTGATCCGCGCCTGGCATGATGGCGCATGCCCGTTGCACGCCTACGCTGCCGGTACGGACGGCCCGTCGCAAGGATCGCTTCTGCTCAGCCGGGAAGGACGCGAATGGTTCGATGGCCACCATGCCTGA
- a CDS encoding LacI family DNA-binding transcriptional regulator, with protein MTIEDVARRVGVSPMTVSRVINNFAGVKQSTRDAVRQAVEELGYSPNPAARSLARHGGRRVGLLYSNPSAGYLSEFLVGALDGAQLSGSLLMIEKCGTTAASEKAAIARLVAGGVAGVVLPSPHAESADAHAELKLHGVAAVAVGTGLLRQEANSVRIDDFAAAAEMTRHLLSLGHTRIGFIKGAANQTASAERLSGFEAEISRARPKATSLVEEGDFTYRSGLEAAKRLLSSKEPPTAIFASNDDMAAGVLAAAHHRGFAVPEQLSVAGFDDTPITTAVWPELTTIHQPVAEMTEAAVRIIADGGRGQTPGVTAKPVDRLLPYKLVIRASTGPVGRV; from the coding sequence GTGACGATAGAGGACGTGGCGCGCCGTGTCGGCGTTTCGCCTATGACTGTATCGCGCGTTATCAATAATTTTGCCGGCGTGAAACAGTCGACACGCGATGCGGTTCGTCAGGCGGTGGAAGAGCTCGGCTATTCGCCCAATCCGGCAGCGAGAAGCCTGGCGCGTCATGGCGGACGCCGGGTCGGCCTGCTCTATTCCAACCCCAGTGCAGGATATCTCAGCGAGTTCCTCGTGGGGGCGCTAGATGGCGCGCAGCTTAGCGGATCGCTGCTGATGATCGAGAAGTGCGGCACCACAGCCGCCAGCGAGAAAGCCGCTATCGCGCGTCTTGTGGCAGGCGGCGTGGCCGGTGTCGTCCTTCCTTCGCCTCACGCCGAATCCGCCGACGCCCATGCCGAGTTGAAATTGCATGGTGTCGCTGCCGTGGCCGTCGGCACGGGGCTGCTGCGGCAGGAGGCCAATTCGGTCCGCATTGACGACTTTGCTGCCGCCGCAGAGATGACGCGTCACCTCCTGTCATTGGGGCATACACGCATCGGCTTCATCAAGGGCGCTGCCAACCAGACCGCCAGCGCCGAGCGTCTGAGCGGGTTTGAGGCGGAGATCAGCCGTGCACGGCCCAAGGCCACCTCACTGGTGGAGGAGGGCGACTTCACCTACCGGTCAGGACTGGAAGCGGCCAAGCGCCTGCTCTCCAGCAAGGAGCCCCCGACCGCCATTTTCGCCAGTAATGACGATATGGCCGCAGGGGTGCTGGCGGCAGCGCATCACCGCGGCTTTGCCGTGCCCGAGCAGCTTTCCGTGGCGGGCTTTGACGATACGCCCATCACCACTGCGGTCTGGCCTGAACTGACAACCATTCATCAGCCTGTGGCTGAAATGACCGAAGCGGCTGTGCGCATCATTGCCGATGGCGGGCGGGGCCAGACACCCGGTGTGACGGCCAAACCCGTTGACCGCCTGTTGCCCTACAAGCTTGTGATACGGGCTTCGACGGGGCCTGTAGGAAGAGTATAA
- a CDS encoding fumarylacetoacetate hydrolase family protein, with amino-acid sequence MTRLIDCLPADWRFATLVGRIALHDGPTPVMIRDGHLYDMSGVAPTSADLLARLGGLDATSGRDIGAVDTFTVKTVWAREKPGAIEILAPVDLQAVKAAGVTFATSTIERVIEERAGGDIGRATDIRETLQERIGGDLASVKPGSESAARLKAALIKDGLWSQYLEVAIGPDAEVFTKCPVLAAVGYGAHVGVRSDSRWNNPEPEVVMVCDPAGKAIGATLGNDVNLRDFEGRSALLLGKAKDNNASCALGPFIRIFDKEFTLDDVRAATVSLRVEGEDGFVLTGESSMSLISRDPLDLIRQAFGRHHQYPDGMALMLGTMFAPIEDRDAPGRGFTHKVGDIVRLASERLGVLENKVTSCDKAPPWTFGVSALMRNLAARGLLEEA; translated from the coding sequence ATGACCCGTCTCATCGATTGCTTGCCGGCAGACTGGCGTTTTGCAACGCTTGTCGGCCGCATTGCCCTGCATGACGGGCCGACGCCGGTGATGATCCGCGATGGGCATCTGTACGACATGTCTGGTGTTGCACCGACCTCGGCCGACCTTCTGGCCCGCCTCGGCGGGCTGGACGCCACCAGCGGACGCGATATCGGGGCCGTCGACACCTTCACCGTCAAAACGGTCTGGGCGCGCGAAAAGCCGGGCGCGATCGAGATACTGGCTCCGGTCGATCTGCAGGCCGTCAAGGCGGCGGGGGTCACCTTCGCCACCTCTACCATCGAGCGCGTGATCGAGGAACGCGCAGGCGGCGATATCGGCCGCGCCACGGATATCCGCGAGACGCTGCAGGAGCGGATCGGCGGCGATCTCGCTTCGGTCAAGCCCGGCTCTGAAAGCGCGGCACGCCTGAAGGCGGCGCTGATCAAGGACGGGCTCTGGTCGCAATATCTTGAAGTGGCCATCGGGCCGGACGCGGAAGTTTTCACCAAATGCCCGGTGCTGGCGGCAGTCGGCTATGGTGCCCATGTCGGCGTGCGTTCGGACTCGCGCTGGAACAATCCGGAGCCGGAAGTCGTGATGGTCTGTGACCCCGCCGGCAAGGCTATCGGCGCGACGCTGGGCAATGATGTGAACCTGCGCGATTTTGAAGGCCGCTCCGCCCTGCTGCTTGGTAAGGCGAAGGACAATAACGCCTCCTGCGCGCTGGGACCGTTCATCCGCATTTTCGACAAGGAATTCACGCTCGACGATGTGCGCGCGGCCACCGTCTCGCTTCGGGTGGAGGGCGAGGACGGCTTCGTCCTCACCGGCGAAAGTTCGATGAGCCTGATCAGCCGCGACCCCCTGGATCTGATCCGTCAGGCATTCGGCCGGCACCATCAGTATCCCGACGGCATGGCGCTGATGCTGGGTACGATGTTCGCACCCATTGAGGACCGCGACGCGCCGGGCAGGGGCTTTACACACAAGGTGGGCGACATCGTGCGCCTGGCATCGGAGCGCCTCGGCGTTCTGGAAAACAAGGTAACGAGTTGTGACAAGGCGCCGCCCTGGACGTTCGGGGTTTCGGCACTGATGCGCAATCTCGCCGCCCGCGGACTTCTGGAGGAAGCATGA
- a CDS encoding SDR family NAD(P)-dependent oxidoreductase, with protein sequence MIAKVNGNAAVYPSLKGRVVVVTGGGSGIGAALTEGFARQGARVAFIDMAEDASRALDQSLSGLDPAPSYYHCDLTDIDALLAVLARIAEEVGPVDVLVNNAANDDRHRIEEVTPAYWDNRIAVNLRHQFFASQAVIEAMRARGSGVIVNLGSLSWHLGLADLSVYETAKAGVEGMTRAMARELGADGIRVVCIVPGNVKTPRQAKWYSPEQEAEIVAQQALKLRIEPSDIAAIAMFLASDDARACTGHEYIVDAGWR encoded by the coding sequence ATGATTGCAAAGGTGAACGGCAACGCGGCGGTATATCCGTCCCTTAAGGGCCGCGTTGTTGTAGTGACAGGCGGGGGTTCGGGCATTGGGGCAGCGCTGACGGAAGGGTTCGCCCGTCAGGGCGCGCGCGTGGCCTTTATCGACATGGCCGAGGACGCCTCGCGTGCGCTGGATCAGTCGCTTTCAGGGCTTGATCCTGCGCCGTCCTATTATCACTGCGATCTCACCGATATCGACGCACTATTGGCGGTTCTGGCCCGTATCGCGGAGGAGGTCGGCCCGGTTGATGTGCTGGTGAACAATGCCGCCAATGATGACCGCCACCGCATCGAGGAGGTCACGCCCGCCTATTGGGATAACCGGATCGCGGTCAATCTGCGCCACCAGTTTTTCGCCAGCCAGGCCGTCATCGAGGCGATGCGCGCGCGTGGCAGTGGCGTGATCGTCAATCTGGGCTCTTTGTCCTGGCATCTGGGGCTGGCAGACCTCTCCGTCTACGAGACCGCCAAGGCCGGGGTGGAGGGCATGACGCGAGCCATGGCTCGTGAGCTCGGCGCGGACGGTATCCGCGTGGTCTGCATCGTGCCCGGCAATGTGAAGACGCCGCGGCAGGCCAAATGGTACTCACCGGAACAGGAAGCGGAGATCGTGGCCCAGCAGGCATTGAAACTCCGCATAGAACCCAGCGACATAGCGGCCATCGCTATGTTTCTGGCATCAGACGACGCACGTGCCTGCACAGGACATGAATACATAGTCGACGCCGGCTGGCGATAG
- a CDS encoding sugar porter family MFS transporter, which produces MANLSATGAVGSVEAEQTNMGFIITTALVATIGGFLFGYDSGVINGTVDGLRGAFGSEDIGTGFNVASMLLGCAVGAAFAGRAADIFGRRTMMIVAAVFFVISAWGSGVANSSGEFVFFRILGGLAVGAASVMAPAYISEIAPARMRGRLTTIQQIAIISGLFFSFLANYLLANMAGGSTAEFWLGFQTWRWMFWVELIPAIVFFIALFRIPESPRFLVIKGKTDQANAVLTRLFGAEAAKLKVEEIKSSLASDHKPKLADLFDREKGGVRLIVWAGIGLAVFQQLVGINIVFYYGAVLWQSVGLSEGDALMINVVSGALSIAAVIAGLLVIDRIGRKPMLLFGSLGMAVTLGLVAYAFSTGNFLAAGTVLEAGTVLASGTAYPEGAVLTNSMLDLRPEMGLLALVSANIYVMFFNFSWGPVMWVMLGEMFPNQIRGSGLAVSGFAQWIANFGITMSFPIMAAGLGLMTTYSFYAVCALISFFFVLAIVRETRGKELEQMTG; this is translated from the coding sequence ATGGCCAATCTCTCGGCTACGGGAGCGGTCGGTTCGGTAGAGGCTGAACAGACCAATATGGGCTTCATCATCACTACCGCGCTGGTTGCCACGATAGGGGGCTTCCTGTTCGGTTACGATAGCGGGGTGATAAACGGTACGGTAGACGGGCTGAGGGGCGCGTTCGGCTCCGAGGATATCGGCACCGGCTTCAATGTCGCCTCCATGTTGCTGGGCTGCGCGGTTGGTGCGGCCTTTGCGGGCCGGGCGGCCGACATTTTCGGCCGGCGCACCATGATGATCGTGGCGGCGGTCTTCTTCGTAATCAGCGCGTGGGGCTCGGGCGTTGCCAACAGTTCCGGCGAGTTTGTCTTCTTCCGCATTCTCGGCGGTCTTGCGGTGGGTGCGGCCAGCGTCATGGCGCCGGCCTACATTTCGGAAATCGCGCCGGCGCGGATGCGCGGGCGGCTGACCACGATCCAGCAGATCGCGATCATTTCCGGCCTCTTCTTCTCCTTCCTCGCCAACTATCTGCTGGCCAACATGGCCGGCGGCTCGACGGCGGAGTTCTGGCTTGGCTTCCAGACCTGGCGCTGGATGTTCTGGGTGGAGCTGATTCCGGCCATCGTGTTCTTCATCGCCCTGTTCCGTATCCCTGAAAGCCCGCGCTTCCTGGTCATCAAAGGCAAGACCGATCAGGCCAACGCGGTGCTGACCCGCCTGTTCGGCGCCGAGGCGGCCAAGCTGAAGGTGGAGGAGATCAAGTCCTCGCTCGCCTCTGACCACAAGCCCAAGCTCGCCGACCTGTTTGACCGCGAGAAGGGCGGCGTGCGCCTGATCGTCTGGGCCGGCATCGGCCTGGCTGTCTTCCAGCAACTCGTGGGCATCAATATCGTCTTCTATTACGGCGCGGTGCTCTGGCAGTCGGTGGGCCTGAGCGAAGGCGATGCGCTGATGATCAATGTGGTCTCAGGCGCGCTGTCGATCGCGGCGGTGATTGCGGGCCTTCTGGTCATCGACCGGATCGGCCGCAAGCCCATGCTGCTTTTCGGATCGCTGGGCATGGCGGTGACGCTGGGCCTTGTCGCCTATGCCTTCTCCACGGGCAATTTCCTGGCCGCAGGCACGGTGCTGGAGGCCGGTACGGTGCTGGCCAGCGGCACGGCCTATCCTGAAGGCGCGGTGCTGACCAATAGCATGCTCGACCTGCGCCCCGAAATGGGCCTGCTCGCGCTTGTGTCGGCGAATATCTATGTGATGTTCTTCAACTTCTCCTGGGGTCCCGTCATGTGGGTGATGCTCGGCGAGATGTTCCCCAACCAGATCCGTGGCTCGGGGCTGGCCGTTTCCGGCTTTGCCCAGTGGATCGCCAATTTCGGGATCACGATGAGCTTCCCGATCATGGCGGCCGGGCTCGGCCTGATGACCACCTACAGCTTCTACGCCGTGTGCGCGCTGATCTCCTTCTTCTTCGTGCTGGCGATCGTGCGTGAGACACGCGGCAAGGAGCTGGAACAGATGACCGGATAG